In the Streptomyces fradiae ATCC 10745 = DSM 40063 genome, CACCGCGGCGGCGGCCGGCATGGTGATGAACCAGCCGAGCACGATGTTCTTGGCGACGCCCCAGCGGACCGCGTTGATCCGCTTCGTGGCGCCCACACCCATGATCGCCGAGGTGATGACATGGGTCGTGGAGATCGGCGCGTGGAACATGAACGACGCCGAGTACATGACGGACGCCGCCGTCGTCTCGGCCGCGAAGCCCTGCGGCGGGTCCAGCTCGATGATCCGGCGGCCGAGCGTGCGCATGATCCGCCAGCCGCCCGCGTACGTGCCGAGCGACAGCATCAGCGCGCTGGCGACCTTCACCCACAGCGGGATCGGGTCGCCGGACTGCTCGACGTCGGCGATGACCAGCGCCATCACCACGATGCCCATGGTCTTCTGGGCGTCCTGGAGGCCGTGGCCCAGCGCCATGGCCGCGGCGGAGACGGTCTGCGCGATGCGGAAGCCGCGCTTGGTCTTGTGCGGGCCCGACCTGCGGAAGATCCACATGATGGCGGCCATCACCAGGTAGCCGATGATCAGGCCGACGAACGGGGAGACGAACATCGGGATGACGATCTTCTCGAGGACCCCGCCCCAGATGACCTCCGTCCCGCCGGCCAGCGCCGCGCCGACCATGCCGCCGAAGAGGGCGTGCGAGGACGAGGACGGCAGCCCGAAGTACCAGGTGACCAGGTTCCAGACGATCGCGCCGACCAGCGCGGCGAAGAGGATGCCCATCCCCTTGTCGCCGGTCGGCGTGGCGATGATGCCCTCGCTGACGGTCTTCGCGACGCCGCTGCCCATGAAGGCGCCGGCGAGGTTCATGACCGCCGCCATCAGCAGCGCGGCCCGCGGGGTGAGCGCCCGCGTCGACACGGAGGTGGCGATGGCGTTCGCCGAGTCGTGGAAGCCGTTGGTGTACGTGAAGAAGAGCGCGACCCCGATGGTCACGACCAGTGCGAAGGT is a window encoding:
- a CDS encoding inorganic phosphate transporter; protein product: MDTFALVVTIGVALFFTYTNGFHDSANAIATSVSTRALTPRAALLMAAVMNLAGAFMGSGVAKTVSEGIIATPTGDKGMGILFAALVGAIVWNLVTWYFGLPSSSSHALFGGMVGAALAGGTEVIWGGVLEKIVIPMFVSPFVGLIIGYLVMAAIMWIFRRSGPHKTKRGFRIAQTVSAAAMALGHGLQDAQKTMGIVVMALVIADVEQSGDPIPLWVKVASALMLSLGTYAGGWRIMRTLGRRIIELDPPQGFAAETTAASVMYSASFMFHAPISTTHVITSAIMGVGATKRINAVRWGVAKNIVLGWFITMPAAAAVAAVSFFAVRIFFG